GGACAGCCACAGAAAATCCAGCTCCAGGCCGAGGGTAAGGTTTTTGAACAGCCCGGCCTTCAGACCAAGGAGGCCGTGCCAAGCCTGACCGCACGTATTCTCGAAGGTGAACCGTTGACCGGCCCTGAGGAGGTGAAGATCCTCATTTTCCCCCTGAACGTAGGCCCAGTCCGCCTGCAAAGCCAGATTGAAACGGTGCAACGGGGCATACGCGGTCAAGTCGAAATCGCCCTTCAACCCGATGAAGTACTGCCGGTAGGTCTGGGTGAACCGGATGCCGTCCCCCGGCAGAGGCATGGGCGGCTCTCCCAGTACGTACTGAACCCCGTCGTGGGTGACCAGCCGGAAGTGCTGCCAGCGGAATCCGATCACCGGCCGAAGATCTATGGTTGAGGGGAGCCCCAGCCAGTCCGAAACCCTCAGATCAGCGTCGACCCTGATGGCGTAGCTGGGCTCGATGCGGCAATAGGATTCGGAGTAGATGGTGCGAAGCCCGGGGTTTTCCTCGTCGTCCCAGTCCGAATCGCTCATCTTCCCATCGGCCTCGGAAGAGAGGCTTGTCAAGGCCTCCAGGCCCAGCGAAAATCTCTGCCAGCCTGCCCTCCCTTCCAGCCCGCCCCACCAGGAGTCCAGGGGAAACTCCAGTCGGCTCAGAGGGGCCTGATAAGGGGGGAAGGGATTTCCGAACTCGTAGGAAGTGTAGCTGTCGAGGAGCCTCCTGATCTTCACTCCCGCGGACCACTGGGCTCCCAGAAATGACTCCTCTTCCTTGGCCGTCTCGCCAGAGGCGGTCCCCGCCAGCAGAACCAGGATCAGGCCGAATCCGGCCAGCAGCCGATTAAGGCCGGGTTTAAACCGAGTACGCACACTGACACCGAGGATATCATTGCTGTGAATAAATGCAAAACCTAACAACCTAACAGCGTGCCGCTGCCCGTTCCAGGTCGTGTTCAGCCGGGGCACGTCCGCTCATAATCGTGTAATTGTATATAAACGCCAAGTACTGCCCTTGCTTCTTCCGTGAACTTGTCACCCATTAGTATTGACAGAATAGTTGGCAAAGATGCGTCCCGATGCCCACGGGGTTTTGCTGAAACCGGACGACCCGGCTCTATTTCATTCACGCTGAAAGATACTCCTCCAGCAACCGAATATACATCTTCCATGGAAGGACATGCACATCTTCCAGGCGGAATGGGTTTTCCACCTGGGCAACGACGTGGAGAGGAACGTCCGGATAATCCTCTCGAAAAGCGCGGAGACCGCTCAGATGGCCCCCTGAGATATGGGAAGCAGACTTGATTTCAAATGCGCCGATCGGGACTCCATATTTCTCGATGATAAGGTCCACCTCTGCCCCGTGGTTGGTCCGCCAGAAGTAGAGGCCCGCTTCACTTCCGAGATAATTCAACATCCTGTATGTCTCCAGTATGACCCACTGTTCAAAGAGACGCCCTGTGCGCACCGGGTCCGGCGGGGCTGTCAATTGCCGGTTCAGGCTGTTTGTGACGCCCATGTCAAAAAAATAAAACTTGGGATGGGAGACCAGTCGCTTCCTGAGACTTTTGGACCAGGCCTGCAGCCGAACTCCGATAAGGGTATCTTCTAAAATTTCATAATAAGACTGCACAGTACGGGTGGGAACCTGGCACTCCCTTCCGATCGCTGTGTAACTCACCAGTTCTCCGAACTGACTGGCGGCCAACTCCAGAAAACGGGAAAAGCCCCCGATGTTTCTTACCAGGGCCTCTGCCTGGATTTCTTCCGTAAGATAGGTTTCTGTGTAGGACTTGAGAATATCCATTTTGGTTTCCGGACTTCTGCCGTAAACCCCGGGAAGGCTCCCAAACTGGAGGATATCCATTAGAGAAAAGGTATCCGCAATCTCCTTATAGACAAAAGGGAACAACCGGCGCTGGACCGCCCGCCCGGCCAGCAGATTGACGCCGGCCCTCCTTAGTTTGCGAGCGCTCGATCCTGTAAGGGCGAACAGGCAATCAGTCCCCTCAATGAGGTGGTGGACCTCGTTCAGCAGATCCGGAACCCTTTGCACTTCATCAACGATGATCCAGCGGATGCCCTCCTTTTCGATTTTCTCCAGGGCCTCCAGCCGAAACTGGTCCGGACGCTTGACATACCGAAGAAAAACATCGGTCATCAACAGATCAATTTTCCAGGCAGCCCGCCCGAAGACGTGGTCTACCAGGGTGCTCTTTCCGGTCTGCCGCGGCCCGAACAGAAAAAAGGATTGAGTTGTCGGTAAACGGCATATTCTGTGTATCATGATGCAGGATTGTACGGTATTTCTGCAACGAAGTAAAGGATTAAATCATGATCGAAATACTGGGCCAACCTCACCCTCCCGCATTTTTAGGGAGTCGGCCTCTGCGAATCCCCCTATAAAATCAACCATCAAGGTCCAGGTGTCACGCTGGCATCACCAATATCAGATCTTCTAATTCCAGCTTTTTTCCCTTCTTTCCTGGCCTTCTCAATGAGGCCATCAAATTCATCAAGCGATGGTGGTGTTATGTTTTTCAGGATAACCACATCTTTTTCACCAACGACGACAAACTGAGCACCAGACCTTAGATTTAGTTGTTTCCTTATATTTTCAGGAATAACGACTTGCCCTTTCGAGGACATTTTTGTGGTTGAAACACTGGCCATAATAAACCTCCATTCGACCTTATTGTCTTACTGGTAAGATTTAATGGCAACCCTTATAAAAAAGCAAGCCCTATATTGATACGATGTAAATACCACGAATCGGGTGATAATCGGCGCTTCTTGCGATGGACTGTCCTCTCTTTACACTGAACATCCAATGTCGGCTAAACTCATCTCCAGCTTTTTGGCGAGCGCCGCATGAGATATACCAATTTCAATTAGAGTTTTAAAGAGGATTTCCCCATCTTGATATGATGTAATACTCCGGGAGCGTATAATCGGACCAATCTTGGCATACAAAATAATGGTTTCTGACGCCGGTTTTTATTGAAGCAAAGATCATTTTTTTCAAAAGGCTAAAATGTTGCAAACCCAACTTTTGCCTTGACAAACGATTGGGTTAATTGGTAACCCATTATCCATTCCAAGTGATTCCAGGCAACCGGAGATGGGTAGTCATGAATATTGAACTTTTCTTGGTGCACACCACTTTCTTCGACGTATCGAATGGATTTTCCCACCAGCCCTTCACCAAGCACGGCGCTTTTGATTGTTCTCAACCGCAATGGTTTCTCACCTTCAACGGAGAATTACCTTGAATCGTAACATTAGGTTCGCAGCGGATCTGTTGTGCGCAGGGCTGGCCGTCTTTGCGGTTATCGTGGCCTATATCGGCGTCTTCGACATGGTGGTGGTCTCCGGACTTACCGTGCTATTGGCCTTGCTGGCCTGTTTCTTCCGCATGGAGCTGAATAAAAGCGAAAAATCCCCCAATCGGCTGAGACTCGCCCTCCACGGCCTGATGGCCCTCTCCCTGATCTATATTTTTTGGGAATGGGGCCAGGTGATGTTCGAACAGGAGGAAACCATCATCTCCATCAGCCTGAAGCAGAACGCCTTTGCTTGGGTCGCCATCATCCTCATTAGTTATCTGACCTATCGCTTTTTCGGTATCCCCATGCTGGCGGTTGCGGTGGTATCGGCCGCATATCTGCTGTTGCCCCCTGCCTTGGGGGGAGCCGGTGTCGGCTGGCAGCACGCAATGGAGAACTTATGGTTCTCCACCGACGGGGTCTTCGGCCGACCGGTGGAAGTGGTGAGTCGCACCGTCCTGGTATTTATCGTTTTTGGCGCTGTACTGCAGCAGTCCGGCGCGGGCGATGTGTTGTTGAAGATCGCCTTGGCCGCCACCGGTCGCTTTGCCGGCGGACCCGCTCACGCCGCCGTGGTTGCATCGGCCCTTTTTGGTTCGCTGTCCGGGACCGCAGTGGCCAACGTGGTTTCCACCGGTGTGTTCACCATACCCATTATCAAGAAAGTCGGTTTTAAACCCAGTTTCGCCGGCGGGGTGGAGGCGGCGGCCTCCACAGGAGGGCAGATAATGCCCCCGGTGATGGGAGTGGTGGCCTTTCTCATGGCCGATATTACCGGCATCCCTTATCTCAAGATCATCGTGGCCGCCCTGATTCCCTCGATCATGTACTACAGCTCCCTCTTCATCGTGGTTTTTATTGAGGCCAAGAGGCTGGGGATCGAAGCGCTGCCCAGGAAAGAGCGGGTTGGGCTGACCAGGGACGACCTGCTAAAGAGCCTGGCCCTGGTGGTCCCGCTGGGGGTGATCATCGCGGTTCTGGTTACCGGTCGCACCGCCCAGAACGCCGGCTTTTACGCTCTGCTCAGCTCCTTCGTGCTCTGCCTGGTGCTGTTCCCGGATTTCCGGCGGCCCGCAAAATGGTGGCGTGCCCTGATCGACTCGGGCAAGACTTGTGCGATCCTGATGATCATCGTCAGCGCCATCGGCTTTGTCATAGGGGTGATCAACATGACCGGGATAGGCCTCATGTTTGCCGAGGCTGTTCTTTCGGTAGCTTCCAGCAACCTTTGGCTGGCCTTGATCTTCGTCATGCTCTCCTGCCTGGTCATGGGCATGGGCGTGCCCACGGGCGCGGCCTACTTGATGATTGCCATCGTGCTGGGGCCCGTACTTAATAAATTGGGGCTTTCGTTGATGGCGGCCCACCTATTTGTGGTGTATTTCGGCGTCCTCAGCGTGGTCACCCCTCCGGTGGCCTTGGCGGCTTTTGCCCCCGCCCCCATCGCCGGGGCCAATCCCATGGAAACCGGTTTCCAGGCCACCCGCCTGGCTATCGCCGGATTTATCATCCCCTACTTGTTTGTTTTTCATCCGGATTTGTTGCTTATCGTGGGCGAACTTAGCCTCGTGGGTCTGGCTTGGGCTGTCTTCATCTTTTTTGCATCCACTTGGGGGATAGCCACTGCGCTGGGGGGCTGGGAATGGAATAAATTGCCCCTTTGGCAACGCGCAGTGAGGGTGTTGGCGGCGGTCTTGTTGATCGTTCCGGGTGTGCCTTCCGGACTGACGGGGGCAGGGCTGCTGGCGGGATGTCTGATATTGAACTTGCAGGCTATTCGTAGGCTGCAACATCCATCAATTCAAACCTAAAAGGAGGGACAGCATGAGTAAAAAGCATATCTGGCGGATGATCTTTACAGTATCCTTGCTCCTGGCCATGGGCACCATGGCCCAAGCGACCGAGACACTCAAGATGGCCACCATCGCTCCGGGCTCGTCGGCCTATCTGACCATGACCACCATGGCCACCATGATCAACCAGGCGCAGGACGATCTACAGATCAAGGTGGATGCCACCGGCGCGGCCACCAAGCATATGATCGATCTGGCCGAAGGCAAGATCGACCTCTGCATGACCAACCCGAACATTTATTTCTTCATGAAGAATCAGAAGGTCATGTATAAGAAGCTGAAGGACGCACCTGCGTTGTCCGAGAACCTGAGACTTCTTTTCTGGTTCCCCTATGGCCAATATCATTTCGTGACCTACGCCGACTCTGGTATCAAGGAGCTTAAGGACATGAAAGGCAAGAAGGTCTTCCTGGGCCCTCCCGGCGGCGGGGCCTGGAACGCCGCCCGGGAATGGGTGGTTGCGACCACCGGCATGCAGCCCAACAAGGAGTTTGACAACGTCAAAGGGAGCTGGTCTTCGGCCTTCCAGGGCTTCCAGGATCGTCAGTTCGACGTTTACGTGGTCGGTGGAATCGCGCCGTTCCCTCAGGTGGAGCAGTTGGCCTTGACCTCCTCGTTGCATCTTTTAGGCTTGACAAAAAAGGAGTATGAGGCCAACCCGGAGGCGATCAAGGTGACCACCAAGCCCGGCCGCGAGGTGGGCATCATCCCGGTCGGCGTATACGGCAAGGGAGTGGACAATACGCAAGACGTCTACACCCTGGGCTCTATAGTGGGGGTGGCCATCAATAAAAAGATGGAAAACGACACCGCCTACAAACTCACCAAGCTGTTCTGGGAGCAGACCAAGGAAAACACCAAGACCCACCCATGGTTGAAGCACCTGACCATGGACTACGCGGTGCGTAACGGCGGTATGCAGTTACACCCGGGAGCCGTGAAATACTACAAGGAGCAGGGGATCAAGATTCCCGCCGGCTCTGAATAGGACGGGCGCCACGGAGAGCCGGCCGTGTTGCTCCGGCCGGCTCACCGCGGCATCACATTGCCAATGGCGCGATTAAGCTTTAAGCGCCACCGCCCTACAAAGTCCCGAATCAATATGAACCATTTCTAAGATAGCAGGCGTTTCTGTAAGAGAAAGGTCATCCTTATGACGTTCAAGAGTATCGATAAATCCCGCCGCTTCCTGCAGGTATCCCGCCAACTGCGTAAATCCATATTCGACGGCACATATCAGTTGGGGCAAAGGCTCCCCAACGAAAGGGAGCTGGCCGAGACCTTCGGCACCAGCCGCATCATCGTACGGGAGGCGATCTGGGACTTGAAGAAATCCGGACTGGTGGAGGTGAAGCGGGGCGCCCACGGCGGAGCCTTTGTCCAGGAGATGCGGCACGATGCGGTCACCTCGGTGATGCGCGACGTGGCAAGTCTTGGCAAGGTGAGGCCGGCCCATATCATCGAGGTGCGCCTTCTCATCGAGCCTGCCGTGGCGGCCCTGGCCGCGGAAAGGGCCACTCGGGAGGACCTTCAGAAGATGAAGCAGTATTTAGAAGTTATTCCCAAAACACAAACAGATGAATATGTGCATTGGCAAATAGGCTTTCACCGC
This window of the Deltaproteobacteria bacterium genome carries:
- a CDS encoding omptin family outer membrane protease is translated as MRTRFKPGLNRLLAGFGLILVLLAGTASGETAKEEESFLGAQWSAGVKIRRLLDSYTSYEFGNPFPPYQAPLSRLEFPLDSWWGGLEGRAGWQRFSLGLEALTSLSSEADGKMSDSDWDDEENPGLRTIYSESYCRIEPSYAIRVDADLRVSDWLGLPSTIDLRPVIGFRWQHFRLVTHDGVQYVLGEPPMPLPGDGIRFTQTYRQYFIGLKGDFDLTAYAPLHRFNLALQADWAYVQGENEDLHLLRAGQRFTFENTCGQAWHGLLGLKAGLFKNLTLGLELDFLWLSTTGSHRLQNDAFDIDFTFHHGVEVWSRQTSLSLSLEYVF
- a CDS encoding DUF4143 domain-containing protein, which gives rise to MIHRICRLPTTQSFFLFGPRQTGKSTLVDHVFGRAAWKIDLLMTDVFLRYVKRPDQFRLEALEKIEKEGIRWIIVDEVQRVPDLLNEVHHLIEGTDCLFALTGSSARKLRRAGVNLLAGRAVQRRLFPFVYKEIADTFSLMDILQFGSLPGVYGRSPETKMDILKSYTETYLTEEIQAEALVRNIGGFSRFLELAASQFGELVSYTAIGRECQVPTRTVQSYYEILEDTLIGVRLQAWSKSLRKRLVSHPKFYFFDMGVTNSLNRQLTAPPDPVRTGRLFEQWVILETYRMLNYLGSEAGLYFWRTNHGAEVDLIIEKYGVPIGAFEIKSASHISGGHLSGLRAFREDYPDVPLHVVAQVENPFRLEDVHVLPWKMYIRLLEEYLSA
- a CDS encoding AbrB/MazE/SpoVT family DNA-binding domain-containing protein, with product MASVSTTKMSSKGQVVIPENIRKQLNLRSGAQFVVVGEKDVVILKNITPPSLDEFDGLIEKARKEGKKAGIRRSDIGDASVTPGP
- a CDS encoding TRAP transporter fused permease subunit, producing the protein MNRNIRFAADLLCAGLAVFAVIVAYIGVFDMVVVSGLTVLLALLACFFRMELNKSEKSPNRLRLALHGLMALSLIYIFWEWGQVMFEQEETIISISLKQNAFAWVAIILISYLTYRFFGIPMLAVAVVSAAYLLLPPALGGAGVGWQHAMENLWFSTDGVFGRPVEVVSRTVLVFIVFGAVLQQSGAGDVLLKIALAATGRFAGGPAHAAVVASALFGSLSGTAVANVVSTGVFTIPIIKKVGFKPSFAGGVEAAASTGGQIMPPVMGVVAFLMADITGIPYLKIIVAALIPSIMYYSSLFIVVFIEAKRLGIEALPRKERVGLTRDDLLKSLALVVPLGVIIAVLVTGRTAQNAGFYALLSSFVLCLVLFPDFRRPAKWWRALIDSGKTCAILMIIVSAIGFVIGVINMTGIGLMFAEAVLSVASSNLWLALIFVMLSCLVMGMGVPTGAAYLMIAIVLGPVLNKLGLSLMAAHLFVVYFGVLSVVTPPVALAAFAPAPIAGANPMETGFQATRLAIAGFIIPYLFVFHPDLLLIVGELSLVGLAWAVFIFFASTWGIATALGGWEWNKLPLWQRAVRVLAAVLLIVPGVPSGLTGAGLLAGCLILNLQAIRRLQHPSIQT
- a CDS encoding TAXI family TRAP transporter solute-binding subunit: MSKKHIWRMIFTVSLLLAMGTMAQATETLKMATIAPGSSAYLTMTTMATMINQAQDDLQIKVDATGAATKHMIDLAEGKIDLCMTNPNIYFFMKNQKVMYKKLKDAPALSENLRLLFWFPYGQYHFVTYADSGIKELKDMKGKKVFLGPPGGGAWNAAREWVVATTGMQPNKEFDNVKGSWSSAFQGFQDRQFDVYVVGGIAPFPQVEQLALTSSLHLLGLTKKEYEANPEAIKVTTKPGREVGIIPVGVYGKGVDNTQDVYTLGSIVGVAINKKMENDTAYKLTKLFWEQTKENTKTHPWLKHLTMDYAVRNGGMQLHPGAVKYYKEQGIKIPAGSE
- a CDS encoding GntR family transcriptional regulator; this translates as MTFKSIDKSRRFLQVSRQLRKSIFDGTYQLGQRLPNERELAETFGTSRIIVREAIWDLKKSGLVEVKRGAHGGAFVQEMRHDAVTSVMRDVASLGKVRPAHIIEVRLLIEPAVAALAAERATREDLQKMKQYLEVIPKTQTDEYVHWQIGFHRLVAQASQNPLFAMQINIFLDFSEDMVLNLRKKDRLYHDTTTHPVILEKIAKRDIDGARSLFYNHLLEIKPAFDDWEEKFGNNGLMDSEPNRKEHRS